The following nucleotide sequence is from Allocatelliglobosispora scoriae.
GCGGCCTCGAGTCAACCGAATGGGAGACAGCGATGTCCCTGCCATCCGACACCGTGACCAGCCTCTACGGCGGCCCGGCGACCAAGCGGGTCCGCGCGCACCATCTGCTCGCCGCCAAGGAGCGCGGCGAGCGCTGGGCGATGCTCACCTCTTATGACCAGTACACGGCGGCCCTCTTCGATCAGGCCGGGATCCCGGTGCTGCTCGTGGGCGACTCCGCCGCCAACAACGTCTTCGGCTACGAGACGACCCTGCCGGTCACCGTCGACGAGCTGCTGCCGCTCGTCCGGGCCGTCACGAAGGCCACTCAGCGCGCGCTCGTCGTCGGCGACCTGCCCTTCGGCTCCTACGAGGAGTCGCCGACGCAGGCGCTGCGCACCGCCGTCCGCTTCCTCAAGGAGGGCGGCTGCCACGCGGTGAAGCTGGAGGGCGGCAAGCGCAGTGCCGCCGCGATCGAGGCGATCACCAACGCCGGCATCCCGGTCATGGCCCACATCGGCTTCACCCCGCAGAGCGAGCACCAGCTCGGCGGTTACCGCGTGCAGGGCCGCGGCGACGCAGCACAGTCGATTGTGGACGACGCGATCGCCGTCGCCGAGGCG
It contains:
- the panB gene encoding 3-methyl-2-oxobutanoate hydroxymethyltransferase, with the translated sequence MSLPSDTVTSLYGGPATKRVRAHHLLAAKERGERWAMLTSYDQYTAALFDQAGIPVLLVGDSAANNVFGYETTLPVTVDELLPLVRAVTKATQRALVVGDLPFGSYEESPTQALRTAVRFLKEGGCHAVKLEGGKRSAAAIEAITNAGIPVMAHIGFTPQSEHQLGGYRVQGRGDAAQSIVDDAIAVAEAGAFSVVLEMVPGEVAKKITHDLAIPTIGIGAGVDCDAQVLVWQDMAGLRQGAAPRFVKRYADLAGTLTAAAQSFAEEVRDGAFPAAEHTF